In one Brassica oleracea var. oleracea cultivar TO1000 chromosome C9, BOL, whole genome shotgun sequence genomic region, the following are encoded:
- the LOC106314673 gene encoding uncharacterized protein LOC106314673: MDEVPLTEGDQTRHLKIGSKLTEGLRRRLIDFLRSNSDCFAWSHADMLGIDSKIIMHKLQVDPLHQPVRQKRRKFAHERDAIINDEVKSLLGAGFIREVQYPEWLDNFVLILIHPDDQEKTSFMTSRGI; this comes from the exons ATGGATGAGGTGCCATTAACCGAAGGAGATCAGACCCGGCATCTCAAGATCGGCTCCAAGCTAACCGAAGGGTTGAGAAGAAGACTGATAGACTTCCTCAGGTCTAACTCTGATTGCTTCGCTTGGTCCCACGCAGACATGCTTGGGATCGATTCGAAGATCATCATGCATAAGCTGCAGGTGGATCCCCTACACCAACCCGTCAGACAAAAGAGACGGAAGTTTGCTCATGAGAGAGATGCGATCATCAACGATGAAGTCAAGAGCCTGCTTGGCGCGGGGTTCATTCGTGAGGTGCAGTATCCAGAGTGGCTAGACAACTTTGTCTTG ATACTCATTCATCCGGATGACCAGGAGAAAACGTCCTTCATGACGTCCAGAGGGATCTAA